The sequence below is a genomic window from Planctomycetaceae bacterium.
TGAAATCGCCAGAGACATCCGTAACCTCTTCGGCGGTTCGTTCAAGACGTTCCTGGCAAAATAATCCTGCTGCCGAAGAATTACGTCCACGAATGACACGAATGAAGAATAGGAAACTTCATGTAAGGATACGCCTATTCTCCATGCATCTTTGATTGTTCCCCATTAGTGCCATTCGTGTCATTCGTGGACTTACTTCTTTTTCCCCAACTCCCGGCTGCGATCGGCGGCGGCGGCGATGGCTTTGATGAGCTTGCTCTTGGTGCCGGCGCTGTCGAGGACTTTGATGGCCGCTTCGGTCGTGCCGTGGGGGCTGGTGACTTTGGCGCGCAGGGCTTCGGGGGTCAGCTTTCCGGCGGCTAGCAGTTTTGCTGCCCCGGCGCAGGTCTGCGTGGCCAGCAGCGTGGCGGTGTTTTCGGGCAGGCCCTGGGCGACGCCGGCCTCGATCATCGCTTCGATCAGGTAGAAGAAGTATGCCGGTCCGCTACCGGAGACAGCCGTCACGGCGTCCATCATGTTTTCTTCGACGCGCACCGTCTTGCCTCGGAAGGCGAAGAATTCTTCGGCCTGGCGCATGTCGCTTTCGCTGGCCCGTGGGCCCGCACACAGGGCGCTCATGCCCTCGCCCGCCAGCAGCGGGGTGTTGGGCATCACGCGGATGATGCGCCCTTTGCCGCCCAGGCCGCTGTCGATGGCCGCGGTGGTGATCCCGGCGGCGATGGAGATGACCAGGCTGGCGTCGGTGATATCTTCTTGGATGCCCGCCAGCACGTCGGCCATCGTCTGAGGCTTGACCGCCAGCACGACGCACGGACAGGCAGCCGGGATGGAGTTGTCGGTGACGGCCTCGGCGCCGATGGCGGTCATCAACTCACGCCGGTCGGATACCGGATCGGACACGACGACATTGGAGGCCTGCACGCGCGGGCTGTTGTTGACGATGCCCCGGACCAGGGCCTCGGCCATGTTGCCTCCGCCAATAATTCCCAGCGTATAGTTCTGCATGACTCACTCCGTCGGATAGAGGAATGGATGAATGGATGAATGGATGGAAGGATGAATGGATGGAGCGACAATCGTCCAACCATCCAACCATCCAGTCATCCACCCATCCACCCATCCACTCATCTGTTCCTACAGTTCACTCTTAAGCCTCTTAAGCGTATTCAGCGCCTCCAGCGGCGTCAGGTTGTCCAGGTCCAGGCTGGCAAGTTCCCGTGCGATTCTGACGGGGGCGTCGGCAAAGAGGTTGAGCTGGGCCGCAGCCAATCGGGCCCGCTCTGCCAGTTCGGGCATGTCGAGGCCTTCGGCCAGGTGCGCCTGGAGTTGGGGCAGGATTTCCCGCGCCCGCTCGATGACCTCTCGGGGCACGCCGGCCAGCCGCGCCACATGCACGCCGTAGCTGCGGTCGGTGCCGCCGGTGGTGATCTTGTGGAGGAAGATCACCTCGTCGGCCCACTCGCGCACAGCCACGTTGAGGTTCTTCGTGCCGTCGAGGAGGCTCTCGAGTTCCGTCAGTTCATGATAGTGCGTGGCGAACAGGGCGCGGCACTTGACTCGCAGGGCCAGGTGCTCGCTGATCGCCCACGCCAGCGCCAGCCCGTCGTACGTGCTGGTGCCGCGACCGACCTCGTCCAGGATCACCAGCGAGCGGCTGGTGGCGTTGTTGAGGATGTTGGCCGTTTCGACCATCTCGAGCATGAAGGTGCTCAGCCCGCGTGTCAGTTCGTCGGCCGCCCCGACGCGCGTGAAGATGCGGTCGGCCAGGCCGATCACCGCCTCGTCGGCGGGGATGAAAC
It includes:
- the proC gene encoding pyrroline-5-carboxylate reductase, yielding MQNYTLGIIGGGNMAEALVRGIVNNSPRVQASNVVVSDPVSDRRELMTAIGAEAVTDNSIPAACPCVVLAVKPQTMADVLAGIQEDITDASLVISIAAGITTAAIDSGLGGKGRIIRVMPNTPLLAGEGMSALCAGPRASESDMRQAEEFFAFRGKTVRVEENMMDAVTAVSGSGPAYFFYLIEAMIEAGVAQGLPENTATLLATQTCAGAAKLLAAGKLTPEALRAKVTSPHGTTEAAIKVLDSAGTKSKLIKAIAAAADRSRELGKKK